The genome window TGAACTTCACCGACTAATTAGAACGAACTGAATTTGCCCCAAAAAGTGGAAATATGAATGAATCCCATAGCTCATAGATTTTCTACTTATTACAACTGTTATATCTTATGGAGGAGAATAAAATGAACGAGCATGAATATGCAGGCTTTTGGATTAGAACTGGTGCAGCAATTATCGATTCAATTTTAATGTTATTAATAATTGCCCCAATCCTAACTGCCATATACGGAACTGGTTATTGGACAAGTGAATCATCTGTTCAGGGGGGATGGGATGTCTTGTTTAATTATATACTTCCAGCAATTGCCGTTATTGTTTTCTGGCTTTATAAATCTGCAACTCCAGGGAAAATGGCTACTAAACTAACCATTGTCGATGCAAAGACTGGCGGAAAGCCTTCTACTGGACAATTTATCATACGCTACCTTGGGTATTATGTTTCAATGATACCTTTGTTTCTTGGGATTATCTGGGTAGGCATAGATAAACGCAAACAGGGATGGCATGACAAACTTGCGGGCACGGTTGTAATAATGAGTAATTTACCTTAGTCCGTTAAATTTGAGAATCAGCTATAGCAAGATGTTAACTGGCCTACTGCTTGTGGCTCCCTTGAGACCGTGAGCAATATAACGTAAGTAATCAAAAGTCCACGGGCAGTAAAGAGTGAACAGCAGGCCTTGTGTTTCTGTGAATTACTTCCCACATCTAACAAATTTTTGAGTGTTCTATAAATGAAATGTTCTGTATACATTGCAACAAGTGCCGATGGATATATCGCCACATCAGATGGTGGAGTGGATTGGCTTCATACCGCAGGTAACCTGGAGGCTGATATGGGTTCTGAAGATATGGGGTTTAAATCTTTCATCGATTCAGTTGATTGTATGATTATGGGTCGCAAGTGCATGGAAATGATTTCTAGTTTTGATTTAACACCTGAACAGTGGCCATACGGTGACATGCGTATTGTTGTATTAAGCAATACAATCAAAGAGCCGCCAGAAAACCTAAAAGATAAAGTTGAAATGTATTCTGGTGATATTTGCGAACTGATGAAGAGCTTAGAAAATCAGGGGTATCAGCATGCATACGTAGATGGTGGTGCTACGATAACATCATTTATTAACCTCAAATTGATAAATGAAATGATTATAACAAAAGCACCTATATTGTTAGGGGCGGGAATACCTCTTTTCGGTGAACTTAATCAAACGGTTAAACTCACAAACTCAAAGGCAGTAGCATTCCCTAATGACTTCACTCAAATCACACACTCTGTAGATTATTCATAGCTGTCGGTTTATGGCACTCTTTTGTCGATCAGAGGTTAAATGACGTTACGTTAGGGTTTGATCGATTTTACTAACTTAATACGCTAAAATAGTGGGCTATTATCTTAACTTTGAGCCCTTTATATTAATGACTATTGTCGCAACGCCAGCCAGTTTTACAGAACTTGGACTTATTCCACCCTTGTTAGCCCGATTAACCGAGCTGGAATATCAGCAGCCAACGCCTATTCAAGCGCAAGCTATTCCAAGTGTATTAGCTGGACGTGACTTAATTGCCGGGGCAAATACCGGTTCGGGTAAAACAGCCACCTTTGCACTGCCTATTTTGCAGCACTTACACGCTGAAAAATCATTGA of Thalassotalea fonticola contains these proteins:
- a CDS encoding dihydrofolate reductase family protein produces the protein MKCSVYIATSADGYIATSDGGVDWLHTAGNLEADMGSEDMGFKSFIDSVDCMIMGRKCMEMISSFDLTPEQWPYGDMRIVVLSNTIKEPPENLKDKVEMYSGDICELMKSLENQGYQHAYVDGGATITSFINLKLINEMIITKAPILLGAGIPLFGELNQTVKLTNSKAVAFPNDFTQITHSVDYS
- a CDS encoding RDD family protein, producing MNEHEYAGFWIRTGAAIIDSILMLLIIAPILTAIYGTGYWTSESSVQGGWDVLFNYILPAIAVIVFWLYKSATPGKMATKLTIVDAKTGGKPSTGQFIIRYLGYYVSMIPLFLGIIWVGIDKRKQGWHDKLAGTVVIMSNLP